A section of the Chlorocebus sabaeus isolate Y175 chromosome 13, mChlSab1.0.hap1, whole genome shotgun sequence genome encodes:
- the LOC103240688 gene encoding thiosulfate sulfurtransferase/rhodanese-like domain-containing protein 3 isoform X4 yields the protein MVPPWLLLGTERRAVLGSAKAALCVDEVGEALQMNPRDFKEKYNEVKPSKSDHLVFSCLAGVRRKKALDTAVSLGFHREED from the exons ATGGTGCCACCCTGGTTGCTGCTCGGGACTGAGCGCAGGGCTGTCCTCGGGTCCGCGAAGGCTGCGCTCTGCG tGGATGAGGTAGGCGAAGCTCTACAGATGAACCCAAGAGACTTCAAAGAGAAGTACAATGAAGTAAAGCCCTCCAAATCTGACCACCTAGTGTTTTCTTGTTTAGCCGGAGTGAGAAGGAAGAAGGCTTTGGACACAGCAGTATCTCTGGGCTTTCACAG GGAAGAAGAttaa
- the LOC103240688 gene encoding thiosulfate sulfurtransferase/rhodanese-like domain-containing protein 3 isoform X5, with protein MVPPWLLLGTERRAVLGSAKAALCVDEVGEALQMNPRDFKEKYNEVKPSKSDHLVFSCLAGVRRKKALDTAVSLGFHRKKK; from the exons ATGGTGCCACCCTGGTTGCTGCTCGGGACTGAGCGCAGGGCTGTCCTCGGGTCCGCGAAGGCTGCGCTCTGCG tGGATGAGGTAGGCGAAGCTCTACAGATGAACCCAAGAGACTTCAAAGAGAAGTACAATGAAGTAAAGCCCTCCAAATCTGACCACCTAGTGTTTTCTTGTTTAGCCGGAGTGAGAAGGAAGAAGGCTTTGGACACAGCAGTATCTCTGGGCTTTCACAG
- the LOC103240688 gene encoding thiosulfate sulfurtransferase/rhodanese-like domain-containing protein 3 isoform X3: MVPPWLLLGTERRAVLGSAKAALCVDEVGEALQMNPRDFKEKYNEVKPSKSDHLVFSCLAGVRRKKALDTAVSLGFHSAQHYARG, from the exons ATGGTGCCACCCTGGTTGCTGCTCGGGACTGAGCGCAGGGCTGTCCTCGGGTCCGCGAAGGCTGCGCTCTGCG tGGATGAGGTAGGCGAAGCTCTACAGATGAACCCAAGAGACTTCAAAGAGAAGTACAATGAAGTAAAGCCCTCCAAATCTGACCACCTAGTGTTTTCTTGTTTAGCCGGAGTGAGAAGGAAGAAGGCTTTGGACACAGCAGTATCTCTGGGCTTTCACAG TGCTCAACACTATGCCAGAGGATAG